The segment CTCCCTGGTAAACtcattttaaaaagctgaaaataTGATTTTGCTGCAACAAACGTTTCTTGAAGTTTTTTTGGCTTTGTATTGTTTCTTACATCTCTAAAGATGGGAGGATCTGGGAGGACTGGACCAAAGTTAGGAACATCCTCTCTGGCTGTGACAGAAACCTGTGATGAGGAGAGAAAAGTATCAGACTGAGAAACCATCCTGGCTGAAATTAGCTGATATTAACACAGATATATCAGCAGTAGTGTGTATTTTCACACTTTAATTAAAGTAGCAAAAACCGTAGCACAGCAATGCTAAGGTTGTTCAGAATTGCACAGATTTTCCACCAGAGAGCAGTGACAAGTGTATTTTTCTACTGTAAAATGTCCCACTTGATCAGACTTatgacttaaaggaacagtgtgtgagatttagagggatttagtggcatctagcagtgaggattgcagatttttaccaggagctgaattatctgcagaggtctcttcctctccaaaacaatcagaccaggtgatttaagccagtaaaaacaatgaataaaacagtttggcggtacaaatcagtgtttctccagtgCTGTCTGGCATGTTGGAGAAGAGACACTAGCCCAGCATCTGCTAATGTATGCGTACCTTTTTTCTATGATAACTTTACtttcagacattcaggaggtttgaCCAGGTGTAAAattacactcaccagccacttaaCTAGGTACACCtattcaactgcttgttaacgcaaatagctaatcagccagtCATGTGGCAGCACTCactgcatttaggcatgtagacatgatgaagacgacctgctgaagtttatactgagcatcagaatggggaagaaaggtgatttaagtgactttgaacgtggcatggttgttggtgtatttcagaaactgctgatctcctgggattttcacacacaaccatctctagggtttacagaggatggtcccaaaaggAGAAAATATACAGTGAGTgacagttctctgggtgaaaatgccttgttgatgccagaggtcagaggagaatggtcagactggttcaagatgatagaaaggcaacaggaactcaaataaccactggttacaaccaaggtctgcagaagaccatctctgaaccaacaacacgtccaaccttgaagcagatgggctacagcagcagaagaccacaccaggtgccactcctgtcagctaacaacaggaaactgaggctacagttcacacaggctcaccaaaattggacaatagaagattggaaaaacgttgcctggtctgatgagtctggatttctgctgcgacattcagatggtagggtcagaatttgacataaacaacatgaaagcatggatccatcctgccttgtgtcaatggttcaggctggtggtggtggtgtaatggtgtgggggatactttcttggcacactttgggccccttagtaccaactgagcatggtttaaacaccacagcctacctgagtattgttgctgaccgtgtccatccctttatgaccacagtgtacccatcctctgatggctacttccagcaggataacacaccatgtcacaaagctcaaatcatctcaaactggtttcttgaacatgacaatgagttcactgtactccaatggcctccacagtcaccagatctcaatccaattgagcacctttgggatgtggtggaatgggAGATTCTCATCACGGATGTGCAgcagacaaatctgcagcaactgtgtgatgctatcatgtcaatatggaccaataTCTccgaggaatgtttccagcaccttgttgaatctatgccaccaagaattaaagcAGTTATGATGGCAAAAGGGGgaggtctctctctcttcaatatcaatatcagccTAAAAAGTCGAGCATTGTTTGGGCTCTAGAATATAGAGTATAGTGTGATGGTAAAGAAGTTAACTTTGAAAAACAAGATGAAAGTTGCTCCACTATTTATAGGGCCGTCTACCAGGACAGTTTCTCGCTCACCTGGTACGCAGTTTCACCTGTCTCCTCTGGATCCTGAATCCTCCTGACCACCAGGAAACAGTGCAGGAAGTGAGACTTGATAATGTCAGACAGAAACGGGGTTTGGCCATCCTGGTAGACCAAAGCTACAATGTCATTACCGatgtgtctttttctttgtaactgcagagagaaaaaaaagtgtgtcatTATCTGTTAAAAAAACTCGTTTTCCAGCTAATGCCAAAATACCCTCAGACACTGTCCTGTGAATCATCTGGGTGACATAGTAACGAACCTGCTGCGGGTCGCCCTCTGTGAAAGGCAGTTTAGTTGCGACATGGAACATGATTTCTCTTCCGTGAAAGGAAGTGAAGACggcttcacttcctgtctgaccATGACACACGTCCAGTCCGCCTCTGAACctgagaaaatgaagaaatcGTGTGATTGTACGGATTGCATGTGTCATTTGTCCTGCTAAAAGACATCAACATGATGCGCTTTACCCAGAGAAGCCTTGCAGCTGAATCGTCTCTCCCAAAACAGAAAGGAACTCTTTAAACTCCTCACTCTCCTCATTGTTGCTGAGGATGTCCTCCTCGgtgaactacagagagacagatgttGTCTGAGAAGATACGGTGCCATATTTCAGCCATTTTTCTAAATGTTGGACATTTTCTGCACAGTTTCTTACCTGCCCGTCCTTTTGGTACAAAACGCCAAACTTGAAATTTGGAGACACTCTGTGTTCATCAAATGCAGTTATGAGTTCTGGAGCCTGAGGGATGATTGAGACGGAGATGAGCTTTGAGAGGATTTTAAATACgtggtcattttttatttaataattagTAATTTTAAAGCATTACCTTGAGGTAGCTGACCACTTCAAACTTTGAGACAGTCACTCTGTCGCACAGCATCTAAAGAGAACAGGGGTCATTTTAGTAACTGATTACATTTCTCAAGCACTGTACTGAAGTACGATTCTGAGATACTTAACTTGAGTATTTCTGTTTTATGATCCTTTTTACCTCTGTTTCACTACTTTTTTACTGAGCATATCATCAGGTTGTAAGATATGATGATTATTATGAATTAAACTACCCAAAAGGAGGACCTACTTTATTGATATCCAAGGGTTCATATACATGCACCAACAGGAACTACACACAGAAATTAATGAGACaactgcccatggacaggcgccccaGGCAGCTAGACGTTTGGTGCTTtgttcaagggcacctcggcagtgcccggGGTGCCATGCCATCATTTTGACAGCCCACTATTACACCCCAATTTTCTGAAAAATGCCCCATATGACCAATAGCTCATTTGTCCGACAGCCCTTTTCCCCCTAAAACAAATGCTCACTGCTGCAAAGGCTCAGTGCTGTAGTTAGAAAGTTTTATAGCCTGTAATCAGTCAGACGGGCATCCTAATATTCTTACCCAAACCATTACTAATCTCATTCCtaatgcctaaacctaaccaatttAACcaactagccaatcagaggcagagtagggcaggtcatgcctttgccatAGTAGGAAAACAAAATTGGCACCAGAAAAGTCTGATGATCCGTTTGAGAATGCAGTATTTCTTCGGAGCAATGTGCCTTCATAGCAATGGCAGTGCGTTCTGGGGATGACGGGTGTCCAGGCAATGGGGGTTTCGGTACAATTAGACCttttttttggactgttggagtTTCAGAATAATAAACTGAACTGTGTTTGAAAGAAATTCAAGGTAAAACGCAATGAGTAATTTAatgcaaatggtcattttgtgggagaaatattcctttaaagtatTTTACTGAGATATAGTTGGTTGTTTTTTCAGAGTGTGGTGCTGCTACTTTAACTGTTGGGTATGAATACTTCTACCTCCAGGTTAAGTAGTTTGATACCTTTGCTAATTCAACAGCTGATGGGATGTTGGggaaaagagaggcagagaaaacTCCATGCAGAGAGCACTCCTTCATTCTGTGAGGCAAGAAACACAATTTGGTCTGTGATGCAGAAATGCTTGGAATTAATACTGTACAGAGACATTCacatgtaaatgtaaagacTGCTTAAACATCACtctgcacagtgaagctgaaACATCCACAGGAAGTTACAATGAGCAACGCATTTTTGAGTGGAAGGGACTGAAAGGAGAAGTGTGATGGGAAATATTTCAATCATGATACAAATGTTATTAGTCATAGTTGTCTAAAATGGCTCAAGATCTCAACCTTAGTATCACCCGCAGcttgctctcctcttcctccagacACACGGAGAGAACCAGAGGCCCCAAAGACGGATCCACTGCTGTGAATGAGTGATGGTACTAAGAGAACAACAGATGATTAAACATAGGTGCAGAAGAGAGAACACACTCCTCGAGACTTTAGATAAAGTCTGCTTACTCGTGAGCTGAAGAACTCTTGGTAGATTTTGGCCTCCCCGTCTCTCTCCATGATGTCGTAGCTCTCCGAATCATCAAGGCCACAGTGAGAGGAAGTGGGACTCACATCTACAAGCCTGTCCAGAGGGGGGTCTACCCAGTAGCCCCCCTGACTCGGCGGGAGGATGAGCGGCAGGTCTCCACCTATGGTTAAAAGCTGAGACTAAAATAGACACAAATGAGcacctgatgatgatgagggcTTGTCGTTTCCGTTGTTTGGGGAAACAAATCTTGTGACGTTCAAAGACAGGTCAGTgtcaacatacacacacgcaaacGGGATCAAACCCATATGTACACtagaggttttttttaactcagATTGAAGACTAACcttcagaggaggagggaattCACACCGCTGCTCATCGATCCTGCTGCCCTGATGGACGAGGGGAGTATTGATAAGATAATAAGAAACTTCTCTTGCTCAGACACACGCACTACACAAAATCAATGGTGCTGTAACTCACCTGCAGCTTTTCAATGATTTCAAACAGCTCTGTGTCCTGATATGAACAACAGGCAGCGGACGCCAGACACAATGCAGACGAAGAGAAAGGGAAGGagaaggggaggaagaggaacatGACAAATGGTTCAGTTGCGAATGGAAACTTCTCAGAAATGCAGAGCACTGAAATCTGTTTAGTTTAGTCAATTAGAATATGAAGGGGAATGTGCACGCTGAACATGATAATGATATCACCCTCTGGTTGCTGCTGGCAGGGAGGAAAGGCTTTCTGTCCCTGGCAGGAGAGTCCAGGATGTCCAGTATGTTGTCGTCTGCAGATTCAGGTCTGCAGCAACAGGTTAATTCACAGCACAATTCATCACTTCTCATTCAGATCTTAATTTATACAATAATGTTAGGCttgaaacagctgcaaagagatgGAAAATAAAACCTCACCTCGTCTCATCCCCACATGTGAATCTGTCCACACTGTAAACAAGGAAGTGAGAACTACTCGCAGAAGAAAACGAATCATCTTACAAAGACACATAATgccatttatttatgtagctaCTCAACAGACTGGAAAATGTCAGTCCTGATTTGAGACAAACAGCGTCTTTACTCACCCTCCATATGCCCCAAAAGTGAAACTTCTCTTTCTGGAGAAAGACATGTcattcctcttttctctctccatgGCTTTGGTGTCACTGTGAATGTTTGTACATGCCAGTTTGCTACCGAGTCAATCAGGGCTGGCTAAGGTTGAATTAATTCACTCTATCATTCTGtcactcctcctcttctctgccCCCTGCCTCTCACTCATTTAAGCTTCCCTTTCCTCCTTCTGTCCTGCTGTCAGCCAGACATTCAGCATTAACCCGCTCATGCTCACAGGTGTTAGCAGCTGCCACAGACTATGAAACGGACACAGTCGGGCTGCTGCATGCCATCGATCCTTCTGCTGGAATAAACAGTCATGGTGGTTTGTCAGACTGACTGAACTTAAAGATAGacttgtaaataaataaagaaatggaTGAGACATTTTCTCCCGGACCTGTTACCCTTTGAGTCAGTGAGGATCATCAATTATTGACAGCACACACAGTGAGGGTGAGGAGATAGTCAGCAGGGGAGGGTGAAGTAAACctgaggagaggggagagagagaggaaggggggaggaagggaggaagggaggagagagaaagagaaagaaagaaagaaagaaagaaagaaagaaagaaagaaagaaagaaagaaagacagaaatgaaaagaaagagacaaacagaaatgaggTGTGTCCATCTTAATGATTAAGTTTTAATCTGCATCATGTCTCACATGATGCAGATTAGgctacatttttattaattGTGTATCTTAATTAAATACTGTTTTCATGGttggtaaacaaaaaaaaaaaaacggatgTAGAGCTCAAAGTTAATTGCTAAAACTGAAATTTTGGACTTAAGTGAATAATTAAGGGAACAGATGCTTCACTTTTAGCCCACTAGCAAACTTTGAAAACTGTTTATCATGTGTTTTGACCAGAGGTGGGAGAAATGCTCAGATCCTTTCCTTGGGTAAAAGTACATATGTTATCAATACAGTGTATTTAAAGTATGAATTAAAGTACTGCATAAAAATGTCCCccatgtgaatgtgattttgttatattacattattagaCCAAACCAAAAGGTCACAGGGTCCGgtttggtgacctcagaattgcatctctgctttttgcagatgatgtgattctgttggcttcatcacaccatgacctccagcatgcactggggtggtttggagctgagtgtgaagcggtcgggatgagaatcagcacctccgagtctgaggccatggttctctgcggGAAACCGGTCCCAActgggttgggagtgagttactgcctcaagtgagggagttcaagtatcttggggtcttgttcatgaatgagggtagaatggaaCATGCGATGGATTGGCGGTTTAGCGCTGCGGCCGCTGtgccagaaggcgaagcttttgatttactggtccatctttGTCCGAGCCcttacctatggtcatgagctctggttAGTGACCTAAAGAATGAGATGGCGggtacaagcggctgaaatatGTTTCCTCAGAAggatggctgggctcagccatggagatagggtgaggagctcagacatccggagggagctcggagtagagctgctgccccttcacgtcgaaaggggtcagttgaggtggttcgggcatctgatctgGATggctcctgggcgcctcccgctggaggtgttctgggcatgtttaactggtaggaggcctgGGAAcacccccaggaggagctggaaagtgttgctggggagagggatgtcgggaaaactttgctcagcctgctgcccccgtgacccagcTTTCTTATTGGTGGTTGATAATGgaagaatggatggatggatggacattaTGACATTACTATTACAGAAGCATTGATGTGTGAGCCAGGGTTGTCCAGACTTTTTTGAGTGggggccagattagataatgtgaaaGTACCTAGGGGCCAGCTGCTTTTCACATCATACaagtttttaaaacatattacaTGTAAATAAGACAAACGcaactgtttcatctttaagTGAAAAAGCCTTCTACCACTCCCGAAAGCAGCTGTCCTCACTGTTGACTTTATGCTTGTTTACTGTGGCTGTGTTTGTTACAtagcaggaaatgtctgctgtgaggcaacagttgCCTGTTTACCGTATGTTTATGAAAACTCATTAGTTTCGTCTGCATAGCGCCTACTTTGTGCATGTCTACACACTATATGATAGTCCTGCATTGTGAGGTGAAcctaaaaatgcaaagtgatcttgTATGATAAACCAACATGTGTGGTGGGCCACTTATTTTGAACAACGAGCAGTCATGttctaaaggtccagtgtataaGATGTAGGGGCACCTATTtaactggcagaaatggtacaTAATATTCAGaactattttgttttaatacatttataatcacctgaaaataagaaacagttgtgttttttgttaccttagatgAAGCAGTTCATATCTGCATAGGGACCAGGTCCTCTTCTTCAGAATCCGTGGTGTCGTTTCTACAGTAGtctcaccaccagacaatcagagatctctgccttctgatgatttagttaagcaaagcgtctaaagactgacttgtgagtctatttCTACAGATGCCCAgaataaacaaatcaaacattggCTGCCAGTGGCGTATTCCCATTGGCCACCACAgtcacgcttggcacacaggagcagtttcagttctgcactgCTCACTGCTAGATGTCACCAAATTCTACACTGGACATTTAAGTTTGATGAGCTCCACCTGTCTCGTAGTTGGTCATGAGTATGTTGTTGCATCTGAGCTGGGTGCAGTACAGAGGCAGAGGCAAGCACTTCCTGATAAATGTTTTGTAATGACTGTACAGTACTGTATTTTATTAGTCATGATGAATAATGTATTTGATAGGGAAGGACTTGATTCAAAATTAGGAAGTATTATTCCTCTCCAACTGCAGCTGTTGCTTTCTTCTAAACTTATATATGTCACAACATCACCAATAAAGTCATCTCTTTCTATTGACAGGGgtttttgttactgttgttgCTGTTCTAAATTCCCCTTTTTCAACTTTAGATTAAAGCCATTTTCATCTGGGTCCAAGCATATTGCAGGCATTTGAatgcttgtttcttttttaattgaCAAGAAGCAAAACTCTTGATGCCCTGTAAAATGATTCATGGCGGTCATCACTGTATGCTGATGCTCGTTTGACCTATTTAAATCTACTTCCAGAAACAGGTTTTACATGACTACATATATATTGAATTTCTATATTATTCAAGATCTGGAATGCATCCcatgtattttaatttaaacacaAATAATCCTACTATGTGAAAAGAACAACTACAACTACCTAAATCAGCCAGTAATTGTAGGTCATATAGTTTTTGTAAAGATTCTTTTCAGAGctttttgattttattataGTGCAGCTGGAGAATGACAGGAAAGTGGGGAGAGATGGGggataacatgcagcaaaggtccACAGGTTGGAATTGAGCTGCTGCAAAGGCCTGCATGGGGTGCacacactctaccaggtgagctaaagGCTGCACCAGCTTGAGGCAGCCATGGTCTTGGTGTTTTTTGTCAGGATGAACCATGAATTGAGTGAAGTTCTTTATACTTATGTTGAATATTGGATATTTGTCACAGGAGATTGGAAATTTAAGTTTGGGAATTCATTAAGTAGCAGAAGATATggcatgtcaacttttaaaccACAAGAGTTTGCAACAGATGGGCAAAAACAGGAGATCTACTCAGGTGCCGGTAGTTTTCCTGACGAGCTCTCCAACCCACCCTTTGTATCCCCAGGACAGATGAGTTACTCACTGCAACACCAGGAAGCTTCTCATATACCTTCTTGACAACTTCAGTCTTTTTAGgcttaaaacacttaaaacagTCAAAGCATTGATGATAAAATTCTGAGAAAGAATCTCTCATCATTCCTTTTGGTTTCAGGTGTAATGTCAAATATGTTGGTGATATTTGTTTACAACTGAGATGAAACAGAACatgttgtgtgtacagtacaaattacaaaaagaaaaagcacatgTGCATTAAGTTTTGTTACAATTACTACATAAAATTGAACTTAAAGACACATGCTTAGAATGTATAACTTCAAAACAGATTGATATATCAAAATTTCCTTGATAACATCAGATCAGTGATGTCTGTGGATGACCCTGCCAAAGTTTCAGGACACTTGGACCTGGACAATTTGAATATGATAAAGAGAAAATTGAGAATAGGTTGCAAAATTTTACAGTTTTAGAACAGAGGAGCATTGAAGCAAAGATGCAGATGAATTGAGAAATCAATATGGTGAAAGAATTTTGAGTCTGAGCCAAGCCGTTTTGGGGATAATCGCAAAACGTGAACTTGGTTGTTACAGCACCACCTTGAGGTCAATTTGTATTTTGTAACTCTCCTGCCAATTTCAGTAAGCTTTATGGTTTTTGCTACACAAGCACTTAGgtgaagaaaaataagaaaaataagaaagaaagaaagaaagaaagaaagaaagaaagaaagaaaacaaaaacaatagggccCCTGCAGTGAGTGTGCTGCTTGGACCCCCAAAACATCcaatacatttttacagtaaaacaatttaataaatgtaaacaaataaataacacaatgGGCTTTTTCAGGAATAAATTATTTATACACTACTGCATTATTGTGCTTGAGTTGGACCTCATTTTACATACTTTCCATTGTACTGGGTAATTTGATCTGTAACAATGTaacaaaaaatatatctgtGAAATAGTGGAATTAAAAGTACGATATTTCTTTGAATCAGAAGTATAAAACAGCATAAGATAGAAGTACTGGAGCAAACTACATTAAAGTAATACtgtacattaaaatatatatcctatatatataaaaaaaagtattatattAAAAACTATTACAGTAAAATATCTTGATGCATTCCCCCACTGTTATGtataatgttgttgttgtgttttttgagaCTTTGAGCTGTGATCATGCCTATTATAATACTTGGAAATCATGTTTATTAATTGTGTATTTTGAATCTCTTTCCTTCCAGCCAATAACAGTCTATCCTCCTCAAGATAAATGCATCTTTATGAGTGAACTGTTTGTGCCTCTCTTCAAAGTGCTTCTTATCAATTGGCTATTTATTTACAGAAAACAGATTCAAATTCAAAATCCCCTTCAATATAGCCCTTGTCTTTCAGTAGTTTCACGGTAGGTGGCACCCTCACTGTAAGAAACTAGCTGGATTGGATACTTTAAACGCCACTCAAAAACTATTTTACTCTCATTGGTCAGAATCCAAAACAATGACGTTTGTAGCCCCGCCCCCTCGCTTGCAGCTCTGATACCCCGCGGAAGTTGGTTTGTAGAGTAAGGTGAGGACGGGATGTTTGTGTGAAAGAGTGTGAAACACGTCGACACTTTTCTCTAGTTTTACTGGACGGGTTGACATTTTGTTGCAGAAACAGAGGAACGGTAAGAAGTAGGTTTGGAGGGAATTATATTTCGCTCACTTTCGTGCAAGGAAAAAGGGGGGCAATCCGAAGTGAGCTAACTAGCTAGTTAGCATCTGCATTTAGCTATCAACGTCTAAGTTAACTGTCAGTATATCTGAAATACAGTTTCTTGCATTGTGACGTTTTGTTAATATGATAATATAACGCTGGCACATTTAGTTATCGTCCTCACAAACTCATAAGTTAGCCGTATCTTTGTATACACCTGCATTGTTGAGCTAGCATCGTTACTGGTTCGTTTCTGGTGGCTTTAAAAGTATATATTTACATGATTGATAAGTGCTTTCGTGATAACACGCTAACGGATGTGTAATGTGTAACTATGTAGCGATATGGCCGATTAAAAGAGCcaagcagcagctcagtgtaTAGCGATACTGTCTCTGTGGTATCTGAAGCAAGACTGTTAAAAAGATCACACCATATGACTCGTAGTAAGGAGCTGGAGTTGTTGACATTTGAGCCGCAACGATTAGTCAGTTATTGATTAATCGACCgacagaaaatgaattggcAACTATTcttacaatcaatcaatcaatcgttgaagtcatttttcaagcaaattgcccaaaatgtgttttttttccagtttctcaaatgtgagcATATGCTGCTTTCTTATAGTAATTTGAATACGTTGTGGTTGGGATATGTTGGCTGGACA is part of the Epinephelus fuscoguttatus linkage group LG8, E.fuscoguttatus.final_Chr_v1 genome and harbors:
- the rap1gapl gene encoding rap1 GTPase-activating protein 2 isoform X1; the encoded protein is MEREKRNDMSFSRKRSFTFGAYGGSHFLVYSVDRFTCGDETRPESADDNILDILDSPARDRKPFLPASSNQRDTELFEIIEKLQGSRIDEQRCEFPPPLKSQLLTIGGDLPLILPPSQGGYWVDPPLDRLVDVSPTSSHCGLDDSESYDIMERDGEAKIYQEFFSSRYHHSFTAVDPSLGPLVLSVCLEEEESKLRVILRMKECSLHGVFSASLFPNIPSAVELAKMLCDRVTVSKFEVVSYLKAPELITAFDEHRVSPNFKFGVLYQKDGQFTEEDILSNNEESEEFKEFLSVLGETIQLQGFSGFRGGLDVCHGQTGSEAVFTSFHGREIMFHVATKLPFTEGDPQQLQRKRHIGNDIVALVYQDGQTPFLSDIIKSHFLHCFLVVRRIQDPEETGETAYQVSVTAREDVPNFGPVLPDPPIFRDRSLLREFLLTKLINAEISCYKAERFSRLELRTRSSLLESLQAELSTRSQCMMGDPSLSGSEGTRGATEGSGGFIENFKRAIRVRSHSFETLGVPRKTGGSASQKPKTEKDGESDKSPGPLPADSLGSAEIKDQASSQEETL
- the rap1gapl gene encoding rap1 GTPase-activating protein 2 isoform X2 — translated: MEREKRNDMSFSRKRSFTFGAYGGVDRFTCGDETRPESADDNILDILDSPARDRKPFLPASSNQRDTELFEIIEKLQGSRIDEQRCEFPPPLKSQLLTIGGDLPLILPPSQGGYWVDPPLDRLVDVSPTSSHCGLDDSESYDIMERDGEAKIYQEFFSSRYHHSFTAVDPSLGPLVLSVCLEEEESKLRVILRMKECSLHGVFSASLFPNIPSAVELAKMLCDRVTVSKFEVVSYLKAPELITAFDEHRVSPNFKFGVLYQKDGQFTEEDILSNNEESEEFKEFLSVLGETIQLQGFSGFRGGLDVCHGQTGSEAVFTSFHGREIMFHVATKLPFTEGDPQQLQRKRHIGNDIVALVYQDGQTPFLSDIIKSHFLHCFLVVRRIQDPEETGETAYQVSVTAREDVPNFGPVLPDPPIFRDRSLLREFLLTKLINAEISCYKAERFSRLELRTRSSLLESLQAELSTRSQCMMGDPSLSGSEGTRGATEGSGGFIENFKRAIRVRSHSFETLGVPRKTGGSASQKPKTEKDGESDKSPGPLPADSLGSAEIKDQASSQEETL